The sequence GGCAGGTATTCCTTGAGAGGGGGTACTTCTTTTTTACACCTGTCGAACGCATGTGGACATCTTGGATGGAAACTGCATCCTGGTGGAAGATCGGCGAGTGATGGAGGACTTCCAGGAGCGCTTTCTCTCCTTCCTTTGTCTCCAAACTTTGGAAGCGAGTAGATCAGATACTTCGTGTAGGGATGCATGGGGTTTTCAAAGATCTCTTCTGTTTTCCCTTCTTCTATGATCTTTCCTGCGTACATGATCGCTATCCTGTCTGTCACGTTCGCATGGACCCCCATATCGTGTGTGACAAGGATGATGGTGTTCTGTCTTGAAGATTGTATCTCCTTAAGGAGCTGGACCACACCTCTCTGAGTTACAACGTCGAGAGCGGTCGTTGGTTCGTCTGCTATGATGACTTTCGGTGACAGAACGGTTGCAAGAGCGATCGTCACCCTCTGCCTCATTCCACCAGATAGCTGGTGTGGATAGGCGTTGAGAATTTCTATCGGAAGGCCAAGCTCTCTTATGTGTTCTTTTGCCATCTCATAGGCTTCTTCTTTCGTCTTTCCAGTCGTGTGGCTTTCTATGAAATCCTTGAAGGTCTCCTTTATCTTCACCACGGGATTGAGAACGCTCATCGATCCCTGTGGAACGTAAGAAATGAAACTCCATCTGAGCCTTCTTCTCTCTTCATCGCTCAGGGAATAAACATCCACTTCTTTTCCGTTTTCTCTGTACAAGACTTTTCCTCCCACTATTCTCTGTGGTGGTTCTATTGCAGCAAAG comes from Thermotoga sp. Mc24 and encodes:
- a CDS encoding ABC transporter ATP-binding protein, whose translation is MIAVEVLRTENLKSYYILDIFGKKRVVKAVDDVNISIMENEIYGIAGESGCGKSTLLRALFAAIEPPQRIVGGKVLYRENGKEVDVYSLSDEERRRLRWSFISYVPQGSMSVLNPVVKIKETFKDFIESHTTGKTKEEAYEMAKEHIRELGLPIEILNAYPHQLSGGMRQRVTIALATVLSPKVIIADEPTTALDVVTQRGVVQLLKEIQSSRQNTIILVTHDMGVHANVTDRIAIMYAGKIIEEGKTEEIFENPMHPYTKYLIYSLPKFGDKGRRESAPGSPPSLADLPPGCSFHPRCPHAFDRCKKEVPPLKEYLPGHRVACWLVEEGKNAAS